A window of Juglans regia cultivar Chandler chromosome 7, Walnut 2.0, whole genome shotgun sequence contains these coding sequences:
- the LOC108986138 gene encoding UPF0481 protein At3g47200-like, with protein MGSNTLSTRIEEKLAISTGVGQFCMYKVHELLRDVNEKAYKPTLLAIGPYHHGKVGQGFMEEHKLYYLQQMLIKTKGSVEAYITALKELEEPARKCYVEYISQTPDQFVEMMLLDGCFIIELFRKYEIYKKTRQKEYDPIFQTEWMLSIIARDLLLFENQLPLFILAKLFGMSESNGSRNLGEHIVDIEETDEISVESSTSTVQIVQTQLNDLVLGFFAAFLPFKWNVNTSNYNSTERIKHLLGLTHEALNPSLPIMICQRLEHGFRFKNAEFEHLLGLIHATICISILDTEIDHAKECQEAEVKIKKAEIFKHLFDLICKAVIPLLAKMKNTRKAISYSNECSGSLDNMVEKLTDLHGPKEVEDWKSIPFGLELLEAQVGFNMANKFKDKLFEFFDWIPIPFGFELKEAGIELNKAKNFEKIYDRNRNEDWKSKQCEIGPRIDGVELNAIQKVKHLFCLNKIENWIWKSIPYNKELREAGVEFHKAMKFKRLHALREIDNWNIHSATELVEAGIKFKKAEKSNLLSLKFNNGLMEISPLSIHGDTETYLRNLIAYEQYRQNGSNYVYNYVRFMDCLINSPKDVELLRRNGIINNCLGDDEIISDMVNKLGHYVIFSTNIYARTSTNLNMHCRRRRNVWMAKLRRDYFNSPWALISFLAAVLLLALAIIQTIFSIIP; from the coding sequence ATGGGCAGTAATACACTTTCCACTCGAATTGAGGAAAAGCTTGCTATCTCAACTGGAGTTGGTCAGTTTTGTATGTATAAAGTGCATGAGCTATTACGTGATGTAAACGAGAAGGCTTACAAGCCTACGTTGCTTGCCATCGGTCCTTACCACCATGGCAAGGTTGGCCAAGGATTTATGGAAGAGCATAAATTGTACTATCTACAACAAATGCTTATAAAAACGAAAGGAAGTGTAGAAGCATACATCACGGCCTTGAAAGAATTGGAAGAGCCCGCTCGTAAATGCTATGTAGAATACATTAGCCAGACCCCAGATCAGTTTGTAGAAATGATGTTACTTGATGGGTGTTTCATTATTGAGTTGTTCCGTAAGTATGAAATCTACaagaaaacaagacaaaagGAATATGACCCAATTTTTCAAACGGAGTGGATGCTTTCTATAATAGCTCGGGATCTgctattatttgaaaatcaacttccatTATTCATTCTTGCTAAATTGTTTGGTATGAGTGAGAGTAACGGATCCAGAAATTTAGGAGAACACATTGTTGATATTGAGGAGACAGATGAAATTAGTGTTGAAAGCTCAACCTCCACAGTTCAAATTGTCCAGACACAGCTTAATGATCTTGTCCTCGGTTTTTTTGCTGCCTTTTTACCATTTAAATGGAATGTCAacacatcaaattataattcAACCGAAAGGATTAAGCATCTACTTGGTCTGACGCATGAAGCTCTCAACCCTTCACTTCCAATAATGATATGTCAACGTTTAGAGCATGGGTTCAGATTCAAGAATGCAGAGTTTGAGCATCTCCTTGGTCTCATACATGCAACCATTTGTATTTCAATACTTGATACAGAAATAGATCATGCCAAGGAATGTCAAGAGGCAGAAGTCAAAATCAAGAAGGCAGAGATATTTAAGCACCTATTTGATCTGATTTGTAAAGCAGTCATTCCATTACTTGCAAAAATGAAGAATACGAGGAAGGCAATCTCTTATTCTAATGAATGTTCTGGCTCCCTAGACAATATGGTAGAGAAATTGACGGATTTGCATGGTCCAAAAGAGGTTGAAGACTGGAAATCAATTCCATTTGGCTTAGAGCTTCTAGAGGCTCAAGTTGGATTCAATATGGCAAATAAATTTAAGGAtaaattatttgagtttttCGACTGGATACCGATACCTTTTGGCTTTGAGCTTAAAGAGGCTGGAATTGAACTCAACAAGGCaaagaattttgagaaaatatatgatCGAAATAGGAATGAAGACTGGAAGTCCAAACAGTGTGAAATAGGGCCACGAATTGATGGAGTCGAATTGAATGCGATACAAAAAGTTAAGCATCTATTTTGTCTGAAcaagattgaaaattggatttggAAGTCAATACCTTACAATAAAGAGCTTCGTGAGGCTGGAGTTGAATTCCACAAGGCAATGAAATTTAAGCGTCTACACGCTCTTAGAGAGATTGATAACTGGAACATACATAGTGCCACAGAGCTTGTTGAGGCTGGAATCAAATTCAAAAAGGCAGAGAAATCTAACTTGCTTTCCTTAAAGTTCAACAATGGGCTAATGGAGATTTCACCTTTGAGCATACATGGTGATACAGAGACTTATTTACGAAATCTAATTGCATATGAGCAATACAGACAAAATGGCTCGAATTATGTCTACAACTATGTGCGCTTCATGGATTGTCTCATTAATTCTCCAAAGGATGTTGAATTACTTCGTCGAAATGGAATTATCAATAATTGTTTGGGTGATGATGAAATTATTTCCGACATGGTTAACAAGCTTGGTCACTATGTTATCTTTTCGACCAACATTTATGCTAGAACTTCCACGAATCTGAACATGCATTGCAGGAGACGCAGGAATGTATGGATGGCAAAATTAAGGCGCGATTATTTCAACAGTCCTTGGGCATTGATTTCATTTCTAGCGGCTGTGTTATTGCTTGCACTTGCAATTATACAAACCATATTTTCCATTATTCCTTAG